The sequence below is a genomic window from Meiothermus sp. Pnk-1.
ATGGTAAAAGCCATTGAGCGGGTTACAGGCCGGCGTCACCCTATTCGCCCCATACGTCGCCCTGATGTGAATCCCTAAAAAGATTCTACTAGACACAAACTTTTTTATATCCCTCCGGCGCAGAGAGCCGGAGGCAATCAACTTTTTAAAATACCTATCCCCTGAACAAATGGTCACCTCAGCCATTGTCCAAGTGGAATATGCAACAGGCGAGTTTGCGATAGACCCAAGGCAAGAAAAAAGTATACATCAGCTATTTGCTCAATTCAAAATCTTGCCCTTTGAAGAGAACGCAGCGCTCAAAACCGTACGGGAAGCAACTAAACTATCCCTACCCAAAAAACCCAACCCCCACAAACGCCTATTCGATTTGATGATCGCTTCAACCGCATGGACTCATAACCTGACCATCTTGACTGAAAATCTCAAGGACTTTGAAGACCTGGGCTGGGCTCGAGCAGCCAACTGGCGAGAGTATGGCCGGTAGACAAACCTTCCGCATCCTCATCGTGGGCAAGTCGGACTCGGGGAATCCGGCGCATGGAGGGGCGCTGCCGGCACCCGGTCATCGTCAGCCGCAAGCGCGAGTTCGCCGATCTGGCCGGGGGGCGCCACACCGTGGGCGGGGCCGGCGACCCCACCCCCGCCCTCAAGCGCCACCCCTGGGAGACGCCACTACAAGCACCCCCTCAACTTCCGCACCCTCGATGCCCGGCGTCAACCCCTCCTGCGGCAACAGTCTGGAGCTTAGATGGGCGCATCGCCGAGGCCGCCTGGCAGGGCCCACGACCTCAGCCTAGCTGATGAGCGAACCGATCAGCCGCAGGCCCTCGAGCTCACCCGCAAGTTCAAGGCCATGATCGTTGAGGGGGCCGAGCCTGCGCCTGAACTGGGCGACCTCAGGGCGCTGGCCGGGGTGCACAAGCTGCACGCGCGGGTCAAGTGCGCTACGCTGGCGTGGAACACGCTGGAAGAAGCGCTGAAGGGGCAGTAACGATTGTCTCCGGCTTACGACCCACGGGAGGGTTCCACTTCCCCCTCCTCGCGGAATTGCAGCTCGTAGAGGTCGCGGTACAAGCCGCCCGCTGCCAGCAACTCCTCGTGGGTACCCTGCTGCACCACCCGGCCGTCCTCGAGCACCACGATCAGGTCGGCGCGGCGCACCGTGGAGAGGCGGTGGGCGATGACGAAGGTGGTGCGGCCTTGCATGAGGGTCTCGAGCGCCTCCTGCACCAGCATCTCCGACTCGGAGTCGAGGGAGCTGGTGGCCTCGTCGAGGATGAGGATGCGGGGGTCCTTGAGCAGCGCCCGGGCGATGGCGATGCGCTGACGCTGCCCGCCCGAGAGCCTCACCCCGCGTTCGCCCACCAGGGTGCCGTAGCCCTCGGGGAAGGCGCAGATGAACTCGTGGGCGTTGGCGGCCTTGGCCGCGGCGACAATTTCGGCCTCGCTCGCCCCAGGGCGGCCATAACCGATGTTCTCGGCGATGGAGCCGGAAAACAGCAGGGTCTCCTGGGGCACGATGCCGATGTGCGAGCGTAGCTCGCGCAAGGCCACCTCGCGCACGTCGAGGCCGTCTAGGGTGATGCTGCCGCCGGTCACGTCGTAAAAGCGCGGGATCAGGGCCACCAGGGTGCTCTTCCCGGCCCCGCTGGGGCCCACGATGGCCACCACCTGGCCAGGTTTGGCCTCGAGGCTCACCCCCCGCAGCACCTCGCCGCGCTCGCCGTAGCCAAAGCGCACGTCCTGGAAGCGCACCCACCCCTGCACCCGTTCCAGCGGCCTGGGCTGGGCCGGTTCGACCAGGTCGGGGCGCTCGTCGAGCAGCTCGAAGATGCGGCTGGAAGCGCCCAGGGCGCTCTGGATCTGGGTGAAGATGCCGGTAAAGGTGCCCACCGTGGCGGCGATGTTGAAGGTGTAGAGCACGAAGGTGAAGAGCTGGCCGGGGCTGATCTCCTTCAGCGCCACCAGCCGCCCGCCGTACCAAAGCACCAAGCCCAGCGCGGCGGAGACGGCAAAGAAGACGATAGGGTTGAGCACCGCCCCCAGCAGCGCCCGCCGCAGCGCCACCCGGAAGGAGTTGCCGATGAGCTCGCCATAGCGCTTGGCCTCGAGCCCCTCCGCCGTGAACGACTGCACCACCCGGATGCCCGAGAGGGTCTCCTCGGCACGGGCGTTGGCCTCGGCCACCCGGTCTTGGAACTCCTTGGAAACCCGGCGGATCAGGCGGCCCAGGAAGATCGCCGCCAGGATCACCACCGGCACCACCGCCAGGATCAGCGCGGTGAGCTTCCAGTTGGTGAGGAAGAGGATCGCCAAGGTGCTCACCAGCACCAAGGGCTGGGTGAAGAGCTGCACCAGGGTGCTTGAGACCACCGCCTGCACGGTGGCGATGTCCGAGGTCAGGCGGCTGGTGATGTCGCCGGTCTTGTTGCGCTCGAAAAAGCGGGGGGAGAGGGTGAGCAGGTGGGTGTAGAGCGCCTTGCGCAGGTCGGCCACCACGCCCTCGCCGGCGCGGGCTACGAGGTAACTTTGCACCCCGCTGAAGACGGCCTGCCCCGCGAACACCCCCAGCAGCACCAAGAGCAGCGAGTCGAGCCGGGCCAGGTTGGCCTCGAGGAAGGAGGCGTTGATCAGGCGGCCCACCACCTGAGGGAACGATAGGTTGAAAGCGGTGGAGATCAGGCTGGCGAGCCCGGCCACCACCAAGCCCCAGCGGTAGGGCCGGGTGTAGGCCAGCAGACGGCGCAACTGGCCCAGGTCACGTTGCCGCTTTGGCGCTTGCGAAGCATGCATGGCAAGCATTTTAGGGCAGGCCCGGGGCCTCTCGGAGCGTGCGGCGGGTCCTGACTACTCGGTGGCCAGGGGCTCCCTGGCCGCCTCGGCCTCGAGCCCGCGCGCAGGAGCGTCCGCGATGCCGAAGTCCTGCGCGATCAGCCGGGCGGTCATCTTGGCCGACATCATCACGCTGGGGGTCCCGGCTCCCGGCTGCACCCCGGCCCCCACCAGGTAGAGCTTGGCGATATCCTCCGAGCGGTTGTGCGGGCGGAAAAAGGCCGACTGCAGCAGCAGCGGTTCGGGGCCAAAGGCGTTGCCCAAGTAGGAGTTCAGGGTGTGCTCGAAGTAATCCGGGGTGACGAAGCCCTTGTACACGAGCCGGCTCATCAGCCCCGGCAGGTAGCCGCGCTCGTCGAGGAAACGCAGGATCTTGTCGGTGAAGGGTTCTCCCAACAGTTCCCAGTCGAGCCTCGAGCCGTTGTGCGGCACCGGCACCAGCGTGTAGGCCGCGTGGTGGCCGGGGGGGGCCAGCGAGGGGTCGGTGAGGGTGGGCAGGTGCAGGTACTGGGAGAAGTCCTTGGCTAGGATCTTACGCCCGAAGATATCCCGCAAAAGCTCCTCGTAGCGCGGCCCCAGGATGATGTTGTGGTGGCGCAGCCGCTCGCCCTCGTGCCCATCGGCCCTGAAGCCGAAGTAGATCACCACCAGCGACATGCTCTGCCTCCTGGCCTTCACCACCCAGTCGGCGTTCCAGAAGCGGTACTGCGGCTCGATGAGATCGAGGTAAGTGTGGGCGTAATCCGCGTTGGAGACCACCAGGTCGGCTTGCAGCACCTCGCCCGAGGCCAGCGTGACGCCGGTGGCGACCTTTTTGCCGTTTTGGCGGACCACGTTGATCTTGGTGACCTCGGCGCGGTAGCGAACGGTCCCGCCCAGCTCCTCGAACTTCTTCACGAACCCCTGCACCAGGGCTCCGGTTCCCCCCATCGCGAAGTGGATCCCCCAGGTCTTTTCGACGAAGTGGATCATGGCGTAGATGGCCGGGACGCTCATGGGATTGCCGCCGATGAGCAAGGTCTCGAAGCTAAAGACCTGCTGCATCTTGGGGTTCTTGAAATATTTTTTGGCGAAGCTCAGCAGGGTGCGCACCGCGTCCAGCCGGAGCAAATCTGGGACGACCCGGAGCATGGTACCCAAGTCGCCGAAGTAGGTGTATCCGAGCTCGAGGAAGCCGCGCTCAAAGATGGCCTTGGCGTCGCGGTGGAAGCGCTCGTAGCCCTCCAGGTCCTCGGGGGCCAATGCTTGAATCTGTGCCCGGGTGCTCGCCGGGTCGCCGTCGTAGTCGAAGAAGGTGCCGTCGTCGAAGCAGATGCGGTAAAAGGGCAGAATCGGCACGATCTGCACGTAGCGGGAGGTGTGGGGGCCACCACTTGCGCGCTTGTCGTCGCCCAGGATGGTGGGCGGAAAGTCGGGCTCGCCAAGGCGGGGCCGACCGCGCTCGAGCGCGAATAACTCCTCGATAAAGTGCGGCACGGTGATGACGGTGGGACCCATGTCGAAGGTGAAGCCGCCCACTCTGCGCACGTAGGCCCGCCCGCCGGGGCCGTCCAGCTTCTCGAGAATGGTGGTATCGAAGCCCAGGCTTTGCAGGCGGATGCCCATCGCCAAGCCGCCGATGCCCGAGCCGATCACCAGGGCTTTCTTAGCCATGCTTGGCATCCTAACCTTGGGGTTCGGGGGCTACCAACGGCGTGAGCTACAGTCGCCCACGGGCTTAGCCTAGCCGGCGTGCCAGCCCGGCGTTTTGCACGATGGTGGTGGCGATCTCCTCGATGGAGGAGGTGGTGGTGTCGAAGTAGCGAATGCCGTTGTTTTTGAAAAGCCGTTCGGCCCGCTCCACCTCGTAGCGGCACTGCTCGAGCGTGGCGTAGCGGCTGCCCGGCTTGCGGGCCGTGCGGATCTGGTGCAGGCGTAGGGGGTCAATGGTCAGGCCGAAGACCCGGGAGCGGTAGGGCTGGAGCAGTTCGGGCAGCGTAAGTCGCTCGAAGTCGCCCTCGGCGAGGGGGTAGTTGGCCGCACGGATGCCGTACTGGAGCCCCAAAAAGAGACAGGTCGGGGTCTTGCCCGCGCGGGAAACCCCCACCAGGATCACCTCCGCTTGGGCGTAGTGCTTGCTGCCCAAACCGTCGTCGGTGGCCAGGGCAAAGTCCACCGCGTCAATGCGGGTGAAGTAGGTGCTGGCGTCGTTGATGCTGTGGAAACGGCCCACCCGGGGCTGAACCCGAGCCCCCAACTCGGCCTCGAGCCTGCTCAAGTACGGCCGGAAGAGGTCAAAGACCAGCGCCGGGGCGCGCTCGAGCAGGGCGCTCAACCCCGGATTGGTCAGGGTGCTGAAGACGATGGGCCGCACCCCCTGCGCCTCGCAAACCAAGCGGATCTCGGCCACGATGGCCTCGAGCTCGGCCTCGGTATCGGTAAAAGGGCGGGCCTGATACTCGAACGTCACCCCCTCAAAGTGCGCCAACAAGCTTCTCGCCACGCTCTCGGCGGTGATGCCGGTGTGATCGGAAACAATAAATACCGTGCGGACTGGCATTTGCCCTTAGTCTACCGCCGTTCCTTGCCCTGCTCGCGCCGCCAGGCTCGGTGTACTTGCCTCGCTTTCACACCACCCACCCGGAGCCCTTGCGCACCCACACTGAGGTACAGTAAGGAAAAGCGCCAGGAAGGGGGAGGTATGTATATCCGCTGGTTCGACACGCTCGGTATGGAAGACCTAAGCCTAGTTGGAGGTAAAAACGCCTCGCTCGGGGAGATGATCAGCCGGCTCAGCCACCTGGGAATCAAGGTGCCGGAAGGGTTCGCCACCACCGCGCAAGCCTTTCGCGCGTACATGGAGCATAACGGGCTCGAGGAAAAAATCCGCGAGGGCCTACAACAGCTGGACGTAGACGACGTAGAAGCGCTGGCGCGCACCGGGGCCGAGATCCGCCGCTGGGTGGAGGAGGGCGAGATGCCCGCGGCGCTCGAGGCCGCCATCCAAGAAGCCTACGCCAGGCTGGAAAGCCGCTCTGGAGCGGAGCTCTCGGTGGCGGTGCGCTCCTCGGCCACCGCCGAGGACCTGCCCGAGGCCTCCTTCGCCGGGCAGCAGGAGACCTACCTGGGGGTGCGGGGGGTGGAGAACGTCCTCCGTTGCGTGAAGAAGGTCTTCGCCTCGCTGTACAACGACCGGGCCATCGCCTACCGGGTCCACCACGGCTTCGCCCACCAGCAAGTAGCCCTCTCGGCGGGCATCCAGCGGATGGTGCGGAGCGATCTGGGCTCGAGCGGGGTGATCTTCACCCTCGACACCGAATCCGGCTTCCGCGACGCGGTGTTCATCACCTCGAGCTACGGCCTGGGCGAGTTGATCGTGCAGGGGGCGGTGAACCCCGACGAGTTCTACGTGTACAAGCCCGCGCTCAAAGCGGGAAGGGCAGCCATTTTGCAGCGGCACCTGGGCACCAAGATGCAGAAGATCGTCTACGCCGAGGGCGACGAGCCCATTCAGACCGTCCCGGTGCCCGAGGCCGAGCGGATGCGCTTCTCCATCACCGACGAGGAGGCCGAATCGCTAGCCCGACAGGCCCTCCTCATCGAGGAGCACTACGGCCGCCCGATGGACATCGAGTGGGCCAAGGACGGCCTGGACGGCCAGCTCTACATCCTCCAGGCCCGCCCGGAGACCGTGCAAAGCCGCATGGGCCGGGTGATCGAGCGCTTCACCCTGCTGGAGCGCGGCGAGGTGCTGGTGAGCGGGCGCAGCGTGGGCAACCGCATCGGGGCCGGAGCCGTGCGGGTCATCCAGAGCCCCCAGGAGATGCACCGGGTGAAGCCGGGCGACGTGCTGGTGGCGGACATGACCGACCCCGACTGGGAGCCGGTGATGAAGCGGGCCGCGGCCATCGTGACCAACCGGGGCGGGCGCACCTGCCACGCGGCCATCGTGGCCCGCGAGCTGGGCATCCCAGCGGTGGTGGGCACCGGCGAGGCCACCCGCGTGCTGCAAGACGGCGATCCCGTGACGGTCTCCTGTGCCGAGGGGGATACCGGTAGGGTATACCGCGGCCAGTTGCGTTTCGAGGTGCAGAAGATCCACCTCGACCAGATGCCCGAGATCCCGGTCAAGATCATGATGAACGTGGCCACGCCGGAGCGGGCCTTCAGCTTCGCCAGCCTGCCCAACGCCGGGGTGGGGCTAGCCCGGCTCGAGTTCATCATCAACAACGTCATCGCGCTGCACCCGCAAGCGGTACTCGACTACCCTAACCTACCCTCCCACCTCAAGGCCGAGATCGAGCGGCGCAGCGCGGGATACCCGAACCCCCGCGCTTTCTTTGTGAGCAAGCTGGCCGAGGGGGTCTCGACGATCGCCGCCGCCTTCGCGCCCCACCCGGTGATCGTGCGGCTTTCGGACTTCAAGTCCAACGAGTACGCCCACCTCCTGGGCGGGGAGCGCTACGAGCCCAAGGAGGAAAACCCCATGCTCGGTTTCCGGGGGGCTTCACGCTATCGCTCCAAGGCTTTCGCCGGAGCCTTCGCCATGGAGTGTGAGGCGCTGAGATACGTGCGCGACGAGATGGGTCTGACCAACGTGGAGATCATGATCCCCTTCGTGCGCACGGTGGGCGAACTGCAGGCGGTGCTGGAGGTGTTGCGATCCCACGGGCTCGAGCGAGGCAAGAACGGCCTCAGGGTCATCATGATGTGCGAGGTGCCCTCCAACGCCATCCTGGCGGAGGGGTTTTTGCAGCATGTGGATGGCTTCTCCATCGGCTCCAACGACCTCACCCAGCTCACCTTAGCCCTCGACCGCGACTCCGGCCTGGTGGCCGAGCTCTTCGACGAGCAGGACGAGGCGGTGAAGTTCCTGCTCTCGAGGGCCATCCAAACCGCCAAGAAGATGGGCAAGTACATCGGCATCTGTGGCCAGGGCCCCTCCGACCACCCCGAGTTCGCCCTATGGCTGGTGGAACAGGGTATCGAGAGCCTCTCGCTCAACCCCGACAGCGTGCTCGAGACCTGGCTGTTCCTGGCCGAGCGGCAAAATATACCGTCGTAAAAATACAGCCCTCCGTACGTCCCACGCCGTACGTCGAACGAAGGGGATCGGTCCCCCGGGTGTACGAGCTTTGCTCGTCCCGACAGGGAATCTACCTCTGGGTGTACGAGCTTTGCTCGTCCCCAGCATTTAGCGTATAGCGTACGACGTATGACCTAAGTCACGTCTTGCGTTTTGCGTATAGCGTACGACCCAAGACGTACGGCCATCTCTACGACGCGGTACGGAAGGCCAACATCAGGCCTCCGCGGAGAGCAGTTCACCTTGCTCCCGTAACCGGTTGATGTCCCTCGAGGGCGCGCTCCCGAACAGGCGGCGATACTCCCGGCTGAATTGCGACGGGCTGGCGTATCCCACCTGCCGGGCGGCCGTCGCGGCATCCATCCTCGAGGTCAGCATCAGGCGCCGGGCCTCCTGAAGGCGCAGTATCTTCTGAAACTGCAACGGGCTCATCGAGGTGACGGCCTTGAAGTGCTGGTAGAAGGAGGAGGGGCTCATGTTCACCATCCTGGCCAGTGCCTCGACGCGCATCGGCTGGTCGAAGTTAGACCGTATCCAGCGAATAGCCCGGGCGATACGGTACACGCTTGACTCGGCGAGGCCGATCTGGGCTACCCGGCTCCCTATCGAACTGCGCAGCAGGCGGATCAGGACCTCCTCGACCGCCAATGGGGCGAGCAGCTCGGCATCTTGCGGGCTGGCCATCAGCTCGAGCAACCGGAGCGCCGCTTTCACCACGCCCGCGTCGCTTCCGCCGATATACACCCCCTTATTCCCGTAGACCGCGGGCAGGCCGTGCGGATATACCTTCAAGATCAGCTCGGCAATTTGGCGGGGGTCTAAATCCAGGCGAAGGCAGAGGAAGGGCTCGGCGGGGCTGGCCCGGGTGACCTGAAACGACAGGGGCAAATCCACCGAGAACACGATCATCTGGGCCGGGTTGTACTCGTATCTCTCCGATCCCAGCAGAGCCGCTTTGGCCCCCTGTGCCACGATGCACAGCGCCGGGGTGGACAAAGCGAGCAAGGGGGCCTTGTAAGGGCGCGAGTGGCGGCTGACGTATACGCCGGGAAGCCGAAGCGCAAACACGCCGTCGTAGGGAGCGTACGCGCGGATCAACCCAGCCAGCTTCAGCAGGTCGGACGGATCCGGCTCCGTGGGGTTTTCCAAATGGGACAGGGGCTTCGCTTGGCTCATCGCGGTTCTCCCTTTGGGGCACGCTGCCGCCCTGACTTACCCCCATTGTAGGCAGCGCAACCGGCCCGATTTGCCTAAATCTCCAAATCCCTTATCCCATCCTCCATAGAGGAAGAGGTCCCCGGAGTTTTAGGCAAGAACCCCCCAGAAACAGACAACCGGCTGCGGGGTAAGCGGGGCCATACTGGCATCGCTGGCCGGCGCAACTTCCGGCTTTGCGTGGGAGGTAAACCACCATGCGTGCAACGGTCATGTACGGCCCCCGTGACGTGCGCTCCGAAGAGCGCCCAGATCCCCAAATCCTCGAGCCCACCGACGCGATCATCCGGTTGCCCGCCACCTGCATCTGCGGCTCCGACCTGTGGCCCTACCGTGGCTTCGACCGCCTAACCCAGCCCACCCCCATGGGCCACGAGTACGTGGGCATCGTCGAGGAAGTGGGCAGCGCGGTAAAGAACATCAGGCCGGGGCAGTTTGTGGTGGGCTCATTCTTTGCCTCGGACAACACCTGCCCCATCTGCCAAGCTGGCTACCATAGTTCCTGCGTCAACCGGCAACCCGGCGCCCCCACGGGGGCGCAAGCGGAGTACGCCCGCATCCCCCTGGCCGACGGTACCCTCGTCCCCACCCCAGAGATTCCCCCCGACGACCTGATCCCGAGCCTCTTGGCGGCCTCCGATGTGCTGGGGACCGGCTGGTTCGCTGCGGTGGCGGCCCAGGTGCAGCCGGGCAAGGCGGTCGCGGTAGTCGGGGATGGAGCCGTCGGGCTGCTGGCGGTGCTCTCTGCCAAGCAGATGGGCGCCGAGCGCATCTTTTTGCTGGGGAGCCGCAACCCATCGCGGCAGGCTTTGGCCAGGGAGTTCGGCGCTACGGACATCCTCGAGGAGCGCGGCGACGAAGGCGTAGAGCGGATCAAGGATCTGACCGACGGCCTGGGGGTGCACTCGGCCATCGAAGCGGTCGGCACCCAGGAATCCATGATGATGGCCATCCGCGCTACGCGCCCAGGAGGTCACGTGGGGTTTGTCGGCGTGCTCCACGACGTGGCCATTCCGGGGCAGGAGTACTTTTTCTCCCACGTACACCTGCACGGCGGGCCCGCCCCGGTGCGCCGCTTCCTGCCCGAGCTGATCGAGCTGATCTGGAAGGGGAAGATCAACCCCGGCAAGGTTTTCGATCTGACCCTGCCCCTAGCCCAGGTCGCCGAGGGTTACCGCGCGATGGACGAGCGCCGGGCGATCAAGGTGTTGCTGCGCCCATGATGGGGGACTCGAGCCGCCATGCCGTTATACCGTGTGCGCCGGCAACTCGATTTCCTGCACGGATGTTCTATGTCGTACGTCGTACGCCAAACGCGTTGGTAAAGGAGTAAACGAATGAGCCCATCGCTGTTGAAGCTCAACCACAGCATCCCAGAAGCCTGAGAACCACCCTAGAGGAGGGACGAGATGCAAAAGCGTAAACTGGGCCAGCTGGAAGTTTCGGCCATCGGACTGGGCTGCATGACCATGACCGGCGGCTACAGCGTGTCGCCGGAGCGGCGCGAGATGATCGCCCTGATCCGCAAGGCCGTGGAGCTGGGCGTGACCTTCTTCGACACCGCCGAGGTCTACGGCCCCTTCGTCAACGAGGAGCTGGTGGGGGAGGCCCTCGAGCCCTTCCGGGGTCAGGTGGCCATCGCCACCAAGTTCGGCTTCCGCCACGACGCGAACGGGCGTCCGAACCCCGCAAACGGCACCGACAGCCGGCCCGAGCAGATCCGGCGGGCGGTGGAGGGCTCGCTCAGGCGCTTGCGGGTGGAAGCCATTGACCTGCTCTACCAGCACCGGGTGGATCCCAACGTCCCCATCGAGGACGTGGCGGGCACGGTCAAGGAGCTGATCCAAGAAGGCAAGGTGCGGCACTGGGGCCTGTCCGAAGCGGGGCCAAAGACGCTCCGCCGCGCCCACGCCGTCTGTCCGGTAACTGCGGTGCAGTACGAGTACTCGCTCTGGTGGCGCAAGCCCGAACAGGAAATCCTGCCTATCTGTGAGGGGCTGGGCATCGGCTTTGTCCCGTACAGCCCCCTCGGCAAAGGTTTTCTAACCGGGGCGATTGACCAAACCACCGCCTTTGCCCCCTCCGACCTTCGCAGCCGGATCCCCCGCTTTAGCCCGGAGGCGCGGCAGGCCAACCAGGCGCTGGTGGAGCTGCTGCGAAACATCGCCGGGCGCAAGGGGGCCACCCCGGCGCAGGTCGCCCTGGCGTGGCTGCTGGCGCAGAAGCCCTGGATCGTGCCGATTCCGGGCACGACCAAGCTTCCTCGGTTGCAGGAAAACATCGGCGCGGTCAACGTCGCCCTCGCCCCGGAGGACCTGCAAGCCTTAGAGGAAGCGTCGGCCCAGATCCGGATCGTGGGCGAGCGCTACCCCGAGGAGCTGGAGCGCATGACCTATGTGGAATCGCCCCCAAAAGGTTGAACGCGTGAAAGGAGGTGAAGCGTATGGCCACCCAAGGAAGTGGATTCCAAAAGCCTAAGGCCGGCCGCTGGACGGCGGAAGAGCTGGCCCAAATCGCCCCGGCCGACGACCTCCACGTCGCCCCTTTTCGGGAAGACGGGGTCACCTACGGCACCCCCACCTGGGTCTGGTGCGTGGTGGTGGGGGAGGCCGTCTACGCCCGGGCCTACCACGGCCCCCGCTCTAGCTGGTACCAAGCGGCGGTGCGCCAGGGGGCCGGGCGGGTGCACGTGGCGGGGATGGTCCGGGAGGTGGTCTTTCAGCCGGTCCCGGCCGAGGATCCCCTCCAAAAGGCCATTGACGCCGCCTACCGGGAAAAGTACGGGGGAAGCCCCTACCTGGAACCCATGGTGAGCCCCCGGGCCCGGGCGGCCACCGTGCGGATCCTGCCCCGAGAGGAGGCGTAGTGGGTCAGCGGATCCTCATCACCGGCTCGGCGGACGGCCTGGGGCGGCTTCTGGCGCAGAAGCTGGTGGCCCTGGGGCACCGGGTGGTCCTCCACGCCCGCAACCCCAGGCGGGCCGAGGAGGCCCTGGCCCAGGTGCCCGGCGCCGAGGGGGTGCTGGTGGGGGACCTGGCCCGCCCTGAGGAAGTCCTCCGCCTGGCGGAGGCCGCCAAGGCCGCAGGGCCCTTCCATGCGGTGGTCCACAACGCCGGGGTGTACCAGGCCCCGGAGGGGGAGATCCTCTGGGTAAACACCCTGGCCCCCTACCTCCTCACCGCCCTCATCCCCAGGCCCCAGCGCTTGGTCTACGTCAGCTCCGACCTCCACCTCCAGGCGAGGCCCGACCTCGAGGCCCTGGCCAAGGGGCAGATTGGCTACGGCGAGTCCAAGTTCTACCTGGTCCTCCTGGCGAAGGCCCTCGCCCGCCTCTGGCCCGAGGTCTACGCCAACGCCGTGGACCCCGGCTGGGTGCCCACCAGGATGGGCGGCCCCACCGCCCCGGGTAGCCTCGAGGCGGGCGTGGCCACCCAGGCGTGGCTCGCCGTAAGCGACGATCCGCGGGCCAAGGTCAGCGGCCGTTACTTCCACCACCTGCGCGCAGCACGCCCTCATCCTCAGACCGATAATGTGGTGCTCCAGGAGGCCTTCTTGACCCTGTGCGCCAAGCTGACCGGCGTAGCCCTGCCTAAGGAGAGGTGAGCCATGCGGGCGATACCCATCCTGATCCTGAGCTTGGCCCTTTTGGCCCTCGCCCAGGAAGACGCCGTGCGGGTGGAACCCGTACGCTAAGGGAGGAGATGAACATGATCCAGATACATCGGAAAGGCACGCACCCCAAGGCCCAGGGCGACCCCGCCTACTTCACCGGCCCGGTGGAGGTGGAAACCCTTCTGGAGGCCCCACCCCCGGCCCGGGTCCGGGTGGCCCGGGTGCGCTTTGCCCCCGGGGCCCGCACCCACTGGCACACCCACCCCCTGGGGCAGACCCTGGTGGTCCTGGAGGGGGTGGGCTGGGTCCAGGAGGAGGGCGGCCCCAAGCAGGAGATCCGCGAGGGGGACGTGGTCTGGTTCCCCCCAGGGGTCAAGCACTGGCACGGGGCCGCCGCCCACACCCCCATGGTCCACCTGGCCATCCAAGAGGCCCAGGAGGGCCAAACCGCCCACTGGCTCGAGCCCGTAAGCGAGGAGCAATACCAGGGCTGATCATTACCCCGCCCTGGATGCGGTTCGCTCGAGCTCGGCGGCTTGGTACTTCAGCCCCTGGCGCTCCAGGTGCTGCAAGAAGTCCTTCGGTGCGCCCTCGTCGGTGATGAGCAGGTCGATCTCCTCCAGCGCGGCGAAGCTGGCCAGCGTCGCCCGCCCCAGCTTGCTGGAGTCCACCAGGGCGTAGGCGGTGTCCACCGACCGGATCATGGCCTGCTTGGTCTGGGCCTCGTAGGGGTTGGGGGTGGTGTAGCCCTTGACCGCCGTAACCCCGGTAGCGCTCATAAAAGCCTTGTCGGCGTGGTAGACCTCCAGGGTCCGCACCGCCGCC
It includes:
- a CDS encoding type II toxin-antitoxin system VapC family toxin, whose protein sequence is MLLDTNFFISLRRREPEAINFLKYLSPEQMVTSAIVQVEYATGEFAIDPRQEKSIHQLFAQFKILPFEENAALKTVREATKLSLPKKPNPHKRLFDLMIASTAWTHNLTILTENLKDFEDLGWARAANWREYGR
- a CDS encoding ABC transporter ATP-binding protein; amino-acid sequence: MHASQAPKRQRDLGQLRRLLAYTRPYRWGLVVAGLASLISTAFNLSFPQVVGRLINASFLEANLARLDSLLLVLLGVFAGQAVFSGVQSYLVARAGEGVVADLRKALYTHLLTLSPRFFERNKTGDITSRLTSDIATVQAVVSSTLVQLFTQPLVLVSTLAILFLTNWKLTALILAVVPVVILAAIFLGRLIRRVSKEFQDRVAEANARAEETLSGIRVVQSFTAEGLEAKRYGELIGNSFRVALRRALLGAVLNPIVFFAVSAALGLVLWYGGRLVALKEISPGQLFTFVLYTFNIAATVGTFTGIFTQIQSALGASSRIFELLDERPDLVEPAQPRPLERVQGWVRFQDVRFGYGERGEVLRGVSLEAKPGQVVAIVGPSGAGKSTLVALIPRFYDVTGGSITLDGLDVREVALRELRSHIGIVPQETLLFSGSIAENIGYGRPGASEAEIVAAAKAANAHEFICAFPEGYGTLVGERGVRLSGGQRQRIAIARALLKDPRILILDEATSSLDSESEMLVQEALETLMQGRTTFVIAHRLSTVRRADLIVVLEDGRVVQQGTHEELLAAGGLYRDLYELQFREEGEVEPSRGS
- the crtI gene encoding phytoene desaturase family protein, which codes for MAKKALVIGSGIGGLAMGIRLQSLGFDTTILEKLDGPGGRAYVRRVGGFTFDMGPTVITVPHFIEELFALERGRPRLGEPDFPPTILGDDKRASGGPHTSRYVQIVPILPFYRICFDDGTFFDYDGDPASTRAQIQALAPEDLEGYERFHRDAKAIFERGFLELGYTYFGDLGTMLRVVPDLLRLDAVRTLLSFAKKYFKNPKMQQVFSFETLLIGGNPMSVPAIYAMIHFVEKTWGIHFAMGGTGALVQGFVKKFEELGGTVRYRAEVTKINVVRQNGKKVATGVTLASGEVLQADLVVSNADYAHTYLDLIEPQYRFWNADWVVKARRQSMSLVVIYFGFRADGHEGERLRHHNIILGPRYEELLRDIFGRKILAKDFSQYLHLPTLTDPSLAPPGHHAAYTLVPVPHNGSRLDWELLGEPFTDKILRFLDERGYLPGLMSRLVYKGFVTPDYFEHTLNSYLGNAFGPEPLLLQSAFFRPHNRSEDIAKLYLVGAGVQPGAGTPSVMMSAKMTARLIAQDFGIADAPARGLEAEAAREPLATE
- a CDS encoding pyruvate, water dikinase regulatory protein, whose protein sequence is MPVRTVFIVSDHTGITAESVARSLLAHFEGVTFEYQARPFTDTEAELEAIVAEIRLVCEAQGVRPIVFSTLTNPGLSALLERAPALVFDLFRPYLSRLEAELGARVQPRVGRFHSINDASTYFTRIDAVDFALATDDGLGSKHYAQAEVILVGVSRAGKTPTCLFLGLQYGIRAANYPLAEGDFERLTLPELLQPYRSRVFGLTIDPLRLHQIRTARKPGSRYATLEQCRYEVERAERLFKNNGIRYFDTTTSSIEEIATTIVQNAGLARRLG